In Piliocolobus tephrosceles isolate RC106 chromosome 6, ASM277652v3, whole genome shotgun sequence, the following are encoded in one genomic region:
- the STRA6 gene encoding receptor for retinol uptake STRA6 isoform X3, with translation MRIRLLKAELVVPLQQFIRQWPPGSDRWGQMGKKGWRMSSQPAGNQTYPGATEDYSYGSWYIDEPQGGEELQPEGEVPSCHTSVPPGLYHACLASLSILVLLLLAVLVRRRQLWPDCVRGRPGLPSPVDFLAGDRPQAVPAAVFMVLFSSLCLLLPDEDPLPFLTLASAPSQGGKTEAPRGAWKMLGLFYYAALYYPLAACATAGHRAAHLLGSTLAWAHLGVQVWQRAECPQAPKIYKYYSLLASLPLLLGLGFLSLWYPVQLVRSFSRRTGAVSKGLQSSYSEKYLRNLLCRKKLGSSSHTSKHGFLSWAQVCLRHSIYTPQPGFRLPLKLVLSATLTGTAIYQVALLLLVGVVPTIQKVRAGITTDVSYLLAGFGIVLSEDKQEVVELVKHHLWALEVCYISALVLSCSLTFLVLMRSLVTHRTNLQALYRGAALDLSPLHRSPHPSRQAIFCWMSFSAYQTAFICLGLLVQQIIFFLGTTALAFLVLMPVLHGRNLLLFRSLESSWPFWVTLALAVTLQNMAAHWVFLETHDGHPQLTNRRVLYAATFLLFPLNVLVGAMVATWRVLLSALYNAIHLGQMDLSLLPPRAATLDPGYCTYRNFLKIEVSQSHPAMTAFCFLLLQARSLLPRTMAAPKDSLRPGEEDEGMQLLQTKDSMAKGARPRASRCRARWGLAYTLLHNPTLQVFRKTALLGANGAQS, from the exons AAGAAGGGCTGGAGAATGTCGTCCCAGCCAGCAGGGAACCAGACCTACCCCGGGGCCACAGAGGACTACTCCTATGGCAGCTGGTACATCGATGAGCCCCAGGGGGGCGAGGAGCTCCAGCCAGAGGG GGAAGTGCCCTCCTGCCACACCAGCGTACCACCCGGCCTGTACCACGCCTGCCTGGCCTCGCTGTCA ATCCTTGTGCTGCTGCTCCTGGCTGTGCTGGTGAGGCGCCGCCAGCTCTGGCCTGACTGTGTGCGCGGCAGGCCCGGCCTGCCCAG CCCTGTGGATTTCTTGGCTGGGGACAGGCCCCAGGCAGTGCCTGCTGCTGTCTTCATGGTCCTCTTCAGCTCCCTGTGTTTGCTGCTCCCCGATGAGGACCCATTGCCCTTCCTGACTCTTGCCTCAGCACCCAGCCAAG gtgggaaaactgaggctccaagag GGGCCTGGAAGATGCTGGGACTGTTCTATTACGCTGCCCTCTACTACCCTCTGGCCGCGTGTGCCACAGCTGGCCACAGAGCTGCACACTTGCTCGGCAGCACGCTGGCCTGGGCCCACCTTGGTGTCCAGGTCTGGCAGAGGGCAGAGTGTCCCCAGGCACCCAAG ATCTACAAGTACTATTCCCtgctggcctccctgcctctcttgCTGGGCCTCGGATTCCTGAGCCTTTGGTACCCCGTGCAGCTGGTGAGAAGCTTCAGTCGTAGGACAGGAGCAGTCTCCAAG GGGCTACAGAGCAGCTACTCTGAGAAATATCTGAGGAACCTCCTTTGCAGGAAGAAGCTGGGAAGCAG CTCCCACACCTCCAAGCATGGCTTCCTGTCCTGGGCCCAGGTCTGCTTGAGACACAGCATCTACACTCCACAGCCAG GATTCCGTCTTCCGCTGAAGCTGGTGCTTTCAGCCACACTGACAGGGACGGCCATTTACCAG GTggccctgctgctgctggtgggCGTGGTACCCACCATCCAGAAGGTGAGGGCGGGGATCACCACGGATGTCTCCTATCTGCTGGCCGGCTTTGGGATCGTGCTCTCAGAGGACAAGCAGGAGGTGGTGGAGCTGGTGAAGCACCATCTGTGGGCTCTGGAAG TGTGCTACATCTCGGCCTTGGTCTTGTCCTGCTCACTCACCTTCCTGGTCCTGATGCGCTCACTGGTGACACACAG GACCAACCTTCAAGCTCTGTACCGAGGAGCTGCCCTGGACTTGAGTCCCTTGCATCGGAGTCCCCACCCCTCCCGCCAAGCCATATTCTGTTGGATGAGCTTCAGTGCCTACCAGACAGCCTTTATCTGCCTTG GGCTCCTGGTGCAGCAAATCATCTTCTTCCTGGGAACCACGGCCCTGGCCTTCCTGGTGCTCATGCCTGTGCTCCATGGCAGGAACCTCCTGCTCTTCCGTTCCCTGGAGTCCTCGTG GCCCTTCTGGGTGACTTTGGCCCTGGCTGTGACCCTGCAGAACATGGCAGCCCATTGGGTCTTCCTGGAGACTCATGATGGACACCCACAGCTGACCAACCG GCGAGTGCTCTATGCAGccacctttcttctctttcccctcaaTGTGCTGGTGGGTGCCATGGTGGCCACCTGGCGAGTGCTCCTCTCTGCCCTCTACAATGCCATCCACCTTGGCCAGATGGACCTCAGCCTGCTGCCACCGAGAGCCGCCACTCTCGACCCCG GCTACTGCACGTACCGAAACTTCTTGAAGATTGAGGTCAGCCAGTCGCATCCAGCCATGACAGCCTTCTGCTTCCTGCTCCTGCAAGCTCGGAGCCTCCTACCCAGGACCATGGCGGCCCCCAAGGACAGCCTCAGACCAGGGGAGGAAGACGAAG GGATGCAGCTGTTACAGACAAAGGACTCCATGGCCAAGGGAGCAAGGCCCAGGGCCAGCCGCTGCAGGGCTCGCTGGGGTCTGGCCTACACGCTGCTGCACAACCCAACCCTGCAGGTCTTCCGCAAGACGGCCCTGTTGGGTGCCAATGGTGCCCAGTCCTGA
- the STRA6 gene encoding receptor for retinol uptake STRA6 isoform X5 has protein sequence MSSQPAGNQTYPGATEDYSYGSWYIDEPQGGEELQPEGEVPSCHTSVPPGLYHACLASLSILVLLLLAVLVRRRQLWPDCVRGRPGLPSPVDFLAGDRPQAVPAAVFMVLFSSLCLLLPDEDPLPFLTLASAPSQGGKTEAPRGAWKMLGLFYYAALYYPLAACATAGHRAAHLLGSTLAWAHLGVQVWQRAECPQAPKIYKYYSLLASLPLLLGLGFLSLWYPVQLVRSFSRRTGAVSKGLQSSYSEKYLRNLLCRKKLGSSSHTSKHGFLSWAQVCLRHSIYTPQPGFRLPLKLVLSATLTGTAIYQVALLLLVGVVPTIQKVRAGITTDVSYLLAGFGIVLSEDKQEVVELVKHHLWALEVCYISALVLSCSLTFLVLMRSLVTHRTNLQALYRGAALDLSPLHRSPHPSRQAIFCWMSFSAYQTAFICLGLLVQQIIFFLGTTALAFLVLMPVLHGRNLLLFRSLESSWPFWVTLALAVTLQNMAAHWVFLETHDGHPQLTNRRVLYAATFLLFPLNVLVGAMVATWRVLLSALYNAIHLGQMDLSLLPPRAATLDPGYCTYRNFLKIEVSQSHPAMTAFCFLLLQARSLLPRTMAAPKDSLRPGEEDEGMQLLQTKDSMAKGARPRASRCRARWGLAYTLLHNPTLQVFRKTALLGANGAQS, from the exons ATGTCGTCCCAGCCAGCAGGGAACCAGACCTACCCCGGGGCCACAGAGGACTACTCCTATGGCAGCTGGTACATCGATGAGCCCCAGGGGGGCGAGGAGCTCCAGCCAGAGGG GGAAGTGCCCTCCTGCCACACCAGCGTACCACCCGGCCTGTACCACGCCTGCCTGGCCTCGCTGTCA ATCCTTGTGCTGCTGCTCCTGGCTGTGCTGGTGAGGCGCCGCCAGCTCTGGCCTGACTGTGTGCGCGGCAGGCCCGGCCTGCCCAG CCCTGTGGATTTCTTGGCTGGGGACAGGCCCCAGGCAGTGCCTGCTGCTGTCTTCATGGTCCTCTTCAGCTCCCTGTGTTTGCTGCTCCCCGATGAGGACCCATTGCCCTTCCTGACTCTTGCCTCAGCACCCAGCCAAG gtgggaaaactgaggctccaagag GGGCCTGGAAGATGCTGGGACTGTTCTATTACGCTGCCCTCTACTACCCTCTGGCCGCGTGTGCCACAGCTGGCCACAGAGCTGCACACTTGCTCGGCAGCACGCTGGCCTGGGCCCACCTTGGTGTCCAGGTCTGGCAGAGGGCAGAGTGTCCCCAGGCACCCAAG ATCTACAAGTACTATTCCCtgctggcctccctgcctctcttgCTGGGCCTCGGATTCCTGAGCCTTTGGTACCCCGTGCAGCTGGTGAGAAGCTTCAGTCGTAGGACAGGAGCAGTCTCCAAG GGGCTACAGAGCAGCTACTCTGAGAAATATCTGAGGAACCTCCTTTGCAGGAAGAAGCTGGGAAGCAG CTCCCACACCTCCAAGCATGGCTTCCTGTCCTGGGCCCAGGTCTGCTTGAGACACAGCATCTACACTCCACAGCCAG GATTCCGTCTTCCGCTGAAGCTGGTGCTTTCAGCCACACTGACAGGGACGGCCATTTACCAG GTggccctgctgctgctggtgggCGTGGTACCCACCATCCAGAAGGTGAGGGCGGGGATCACCACGGATGTCTCCTATCTGCTGGCCGGCTTTGGGATCGTGCTCTCAGAGGACAAGCAGGAGGTGGTGGAGCTGGTGAAGCACCATCTGTGGGCTCTGGAAG TGTGCTACATCTCGGCCTTGGTCTTGTCCTGCTCACTCACCTTCCTGGTCCTGATGCGCTCACTGGTGACACACAG GACCAACCTTCAAGCTCTGTACCGAGGAGCTGCCCTGGACTTGAGTCCCTTGCATCGGAGTCCCCACCCCTCCCGCCAAGCCATATTCTGTTGGATGAGCTTCAGTGCCTACCAGACAGCCTTTATCTGCCTTG GGCTCCTGGTGCAGCAAATCATCTTCTTCCTGGGAACCACGGCCCTGGCCTTCCTGGTGCTCATGCCTGTGCTCCATGGCAGGAACCTCCTGCTCTTCCGTTCCCTGGAGTCCTCGTG GCCCTTCTGGGTGACTTTGGCCCTGGCTGTGACCCTGCAGAACATGGCAGCCCATTGGGTCTTCCTGGAGACTCATGATGGACACCCACAGCTGACCAACCG GCGAGTGCTCTATGCAGccacctttcttctctttcccctcaaTGTGCTGGTGGGTGCCATGGTGGCCACCTGGCGAGTGCTCCTCTCTGCCCTCTACAATGCCATCCACCTTGGCCAGATGGACCTCAGCCTGCTGCCACCGAGAGCCGCCACTCTCGACCCCG GCTACTGCACGTACCGAAACTTCTTGAAGATTGAGGTCAGCCAGTCGCATCCAGCCATGACAGCCTTCTGCTTCCTGCTCCTGCAAGCTCGGAGCCTCCTACCCAGGACCATGGCGGCCCCCAAGGACAGCCTCAGACCAGGGGAGGAAGACGAAG GGATGCAGCTGTTACAGACAAAGGACTCCATGGCCAAGGGAGCAAGGCCCAGGGCCAGCCGCTGCAGGGCTCGCTGGGGTCTGGCCTACACGCTGCTGCACAACCCAACCCTGCAGGTCTTCCGCAAGACGGCCCTGTTGGGTGCCAATGGTGCCCAGTCCTGA
- the STRA6 gene encoding receptor for retinol uptake STRA6 isoform X4, which translates to MDSQGDWAAQKKGWRMSSQPAGNQTYPGATEDYSYGSWYIDEPQGGEELQPEGEVPSCHTSVPPGLYHACLASLSILVLLLLAVLVRRRQLWPDCVRGRPGLPSPVDFLAGDRPQAVPAAVFMVLFSSLCLLLPDEDPLPFLTLASAPSQGGKTEAPRGAWKMLGLFYYAALYYPLAACATAGHRAAHLLGSTLAWAHLGVQVWQRAECPQAPKIYKYYSLLASLPLLLGLGFLSLWYPVQLVRSFSRRTGAVSKGLQSSYSEKYLRNLLCRKKLGSSSHTSKHGFLSWAQVCLRHSIYTPQPGFRLPLKLVLSATLTGTAIYQVALLLLVGVVPTIQKVRAGITTDVSYLLAGFGIVLSEDKQEVVELVKHHLWALEVCYISALVLSCSLTFLVLMRSLVTHRTNLQALYRGAALDLSPLHRSPHPSRQAIFCWMSFSAYQTAFICLGLLVQQIIFFLGTTALAFLVLMPVLHGRNLLLFRSLESSWPFWVTLALAVTLQNMAAHWVFLETHDGHPQLTNRRVLYAATFLLFPLNVLVGAMVATWRVLLSALYNAIHLGQMDLSLLPPRAATLDPGYCTYRNFLKIEVSQSHPAMTAFCFLLLQARSLLPRTMAAPKDSLRPGEEDEGMQLLQTKDSMAKGARPRASRCRARWGLAYTLLHNPTLQVFRKTALLGANGAQS; encoded by the exons ATGGACTCTCAAGGGGACTGGGCTGCACAG AAGAAGGGCTGGAGAATGTCGTCCCAGCCAGCAGGGAACCAGACCTACCCCGGGGCCACAGAGGACTACTCCTATGGCAGCTGGTACATCGATGAGCCCCAGGGGGGCGAGGAGCTCCAGCCAGAGGG GGAAGTGCCCTCCTGCCACACCAGCGTACCACCCGGCCTGTACCACGCCTGCCTGGCCTCGCTGTCA ATCCTTGTGCTGCTGCTCCTGGCTGTGCTGGTGAGGCGCCGCCAGCTCTGGCCTGACTGTGTGCGCGGCAGGCCCGGCCTGCCCAG CCCTGTGGATTTCTTGGCTGGGGACAGGCCCCAGGCAGTGCCTGCTGCTGTCTTCATGGTCCTCTTCAGCTCCCTGTGTTTGCTGCTCCCCGATGAGGACCCATTGCCCTTCCTGACTCTTGCCTCAGCACCCAGCCAAG gtgggaaaactgaggctccaagag GGGCCTGGAAGATGCTGGGACTGTTCTATTACGCTGCCCTCTACTACCCTCTGGCCGCGTGTGCCACAGCTGGCCACAGAGCTGCACACTTGCTCGGCAGCACGCTGGCCTGGGCCCACCTTGGTGTCCAGGTCTGGCAGAGGGCAGAGTGTCCCCAGGCACCCAAG ATCTACAAGTACTATTCCCtgctggcctccctgcctctcttgCTGGGCCTCGGATTCCTGAGCCTTTGGTACCCCGTGCAGCTGGTGAGAAGCTTCAGTCGTAGGACAGGAGCAGTCTCCAAG GGGCTACAGAGCAGCTACTCTGAGAAATATCTGAGGAACCTCCTTTGCAGGAAGAAGCTGGGAAGCAG CTCCCACACCTCCAAGCATGGCTTCCTGTCCTGGGCCCAGGTCTGCTTGAGACACAGCATCTACACTCCACAGCCAG GATTCCGTCTTCCGCTGAAGCTGGTGCTTTCAGCCACACTGACAGGGACGGCCATTTACCAG GTggccctgctgctgctggtgggCGTGGTACCCACCATCCAGAAGGTGAGGGCGGGGATCACCACGGATGTCTCCTATCTGCTGGCCGGCTTTGGGATCGTGCTCTCAGAGGACAAGCAGGAGGTGGTGGAGCTGGTGAAGCACCATCTGTGGGCTCTGGAAG TGTGCTACATCTCGGCCTTGGTCTTGTCCTGCTCACTCACCTTCCTGGTCCTGATGCGCTCACTGGTGACACACAG GACCAACCTTCAAGCTCTGTACCGAGGAGCTGCCCTGGACTTGAGTCCCTTGCATCGGAGTCCCCACCCCTCCCGCCAAGCCATATTCTGTTGGATGAGCTTCAGTGCCTACCAGACAGCCTTTATCTGCCTTG GGCTCCTGGTGCAGCAAATCATCTTCTTCCTGGGAACCACGGCCCTGGCCTTCCTGGTGCTCATGCCTGTGCTCCATGGCAGGAACCTCCTGCTCTTCCGTTCCCTGGAGTCCTCGTG GCCCTTCTGGGTGACTTTGGCCCTGGCTGTGACCCTGCAGAACATGGCAGCCCATTGGGTCTTCCTGGAGACTCATGATGGACACCCACAGCTGACCAACCG GCGAGTGCTCTATGCAGccacctttcttctctttcccctcaaTGTGCTGGTGGGTGCCATGGTGGCCACCTGGCGAGTGCTCCTCTCTGCCCTCTACAATGCCATCCACCTTGGCCAGATGGACCTCAGCCTGCTGCCACCGAGAGCCGCCACTCTCGACCCCG GCTACTGCACGTACCGAAACTTCTTGAAGATTGAGGTCAGCCAGTCGCATCCAGCCATGACAGCCTTCTGCTTCCTGCTCCTGCAAGCTCGGAGCCTCCTACCCAGGACCATGGCGGCCCCCAAGGACAGCCTCAGACCAGGGGAGGAAGACGAAG GGATGCAGCTGTTACAGACAAAGGACTCCATGGCCAAGGGAGCAAGGCCCAGGGCCAGCCGCTGCAGGGCTCGCTGGGGTCTGGCCTACACGCTGCTGCACAACCCAACCCTGCAGGTCTTCCGCAAGACGGCCCTGTTGGGTGCCAATGGTGCCCAGTCCTGA
- the STRA6 gene encoding receptor for retinol uptake STRA6 isoform X2, which yields MGGKGGGDTRGPVLLLCQLAQALSPRRAFPRELKKGWRMSSQPAGNQTYPGATEDYSYGSWYIDEPQGGEELQPEGEVPSCHTSVPPGLYHACLASLSILVLLLLAVLVRRRQLWPDCVRGRPGLPSPVDFLAGDRPQAVPAAVFMVLFSSLCLLLPDEDPLPFLTLASAPSQGGKTEAPRGAWKMLGLFYYAALYYPLAACATAGHRAAHLLGSTLAWAHLGVQVWQRAECPQAPKIYKYYSLLASLPLLLGLGFLSLWYPVQLVRSFSRRTGAVSKGLQSSYSEKYLRNLLCRKKLGSSSHTSKHGFLSWAQVCLRHSIYTPQPGFRLPLKLVLSATLTGTAIYQVALLLLVGVVPTIQKVRAGITTDVSYLLAGFGIVLSEDKQEVVELVKHHLWALEVCYISALVLSCSLTFLVLMRSLVTHRTNLQALYRGAALDLSPLHRSPHPSRQAIFCWMSFSAYQTAFICLGLLVQQIIFFLGTTALAFLVLMPVLHGRNLLLFRSLESSWPFWVTLALAVTLQNMAAHWVFLETHDGHPQLTNRRVLYAATFLLFPLNVLVGAMVATWRVLLSALYNAIHLGQMDLSLLPPRAATLDPGYCTYRNFLKIEVSQSHPAMTAFCFLLLQARSLLPRTMAAPKDSLRPGEEDEGMQLLQTKDSMAKGARPRASRCRARWGLAYTLLHNPTLQVFRKTALLGANGAQS from the exons ATGGgcgggaagggaggaggggacacGAGAGGCCCTGTCCTCCTCCTGTGCCAGCTTGCTCAGGCCCTCAGTCCCAGACGGGCTTTTCCCAGAGAGCTAAAA AAGGGCTGGAGAATGTCGTCCCAGCCAGCAGGGAACCAGACCTACCCCGGGGCCACAGAGGACTACTCCTATGGCAGCTGGTACATCGATGAGCCCCAGGGGGGCGAGGAGCTCCAGCCAGAGGG GGAAGTGCCCTCCTGCCACACCAGCGTACCACCCGGCCTGTACCACGCCTGCCTGGCCTCGCTGTCA ATCCTTGTGCTGCTGCTCCTGGCTGTGCTGGTGAGGCGCCGCCAGCTCTGGCCTGACTGTGTGCGCGGCAGGCCCGGCCTGCCCAG CCCTGTGGATTTCTTGGCTGGGGACAGGCCCCAGGCAGTGCCTGCTGCTGTCTTCATGGTCCTCTTCAGCTCCCTGTGTTTGCTGCTCCCCGATGAGGACCCATTGCCCTTCCTGACTCTTGCCTCAGCACCCAGCCAAG gtgggaaaactgaggctccaagag GGGCCTGGAAGATGCTGGGACTGTTCTATTACGCTGCCCTCTACTACCCTCTGGCCGCGTGTGCCACAGCTGGCCACAGAGCTGCACACTTGCTCGGCAGCACGCTGGCCTGGGCCCACCTTGGTGTCCAGGTCTGGCAGAGGGCAGAGTGTCCCCAGGCACCCAAG ATCTACAAGTACTATTCCCtgctggcctccctgcctctcttgCTGGGCCTCGGATTCCTGAGCCTTTGGTACCCCGTGCAGCTGGTGAGAAGCTTCAGTCGTAGGACAGGAGCAGTCTCCAAG GGGCTACAGAGCAGCTACTCTGAGAAATATCTGAGGAACCTCCTTTGCAGGAAGAAGCTGGGAAGCAG CTCCCACACCTCCAAGCATGGCTTCCTGTCCTGGGCCCAGGTCTGCTTGAGACACAGCATCTACACTCCACAGCCAG GATTCCGTCTTCCGCTGAAGCTGGTGCTTTCAGCCACACTGACAGGGACGGCCATTTACCAG GTggccctgctgctgctggtgggCGTGGTACCCACCATCCAGAAGGTGAGGGCGGGGATCACCACGGATGTCTCCTATCTGCTGGCCGGCTTTGGGATCGTGCTCTCAGAGGACAAGCAGGAGGTGGTGGAGCTGGTGAAGCACCATCTGTGGGCTCTGGAAG TGTGCTACATCTCGGCCTTGGTCTTGTCCTGCTCACTCACCTTCCTGGTCCTGATGCGCTCACTGGTGACACACAG GACCAACCTTCAAGCTCTGTACCGAGGAGCTGCCCTGGACTTGAGTCCCTTGCATCGGAGTCCCCACCCCTCCCGCCAAGCCATATTCTGTTGGATGAGCTTCAGTGCCTACCAGACAGCCTTTATCTGCCTTG GGCTCCTGGTGCAGCAAATCATCTTCTTCCTGGGAACCACGGCCCTGGCCTTCCTGGTGCTCATGCCTGTGCTCCATGGCAGGAACCTCCTGCTCTTCCGTTCCCTGGAGTCCTCGTG GCCCTTCTGGGTGACTTTGGCCCTGGCTGTGACCCTGCAGAACATGGCAGCCCATTGGGTCTTCCTGGAGACTCATGATGGACACCCACAGCTGACCAACCG GCGAGTGCTCTATGCAGccacctttcttctctttcccctcaaTGTGCTGGTGGGTGCCATGGTGGCCACCTGGCGAGTGCTCCTCTCTGCCCTCTACAATGCCATCCACCTTGGCCAGATGGACCTCAGCCTGCTGCCACCGAGAGCCGCCACTCTCGACCCCG GCTACTGCACGTACCGAAACTTCTTGAAGATTGAGGTCAGCCAGTCGCATCCAGCCATGACAGCCTTCTGCTTCCTGCTCCTGCAAGCTCGGAGCCTCCTACCCAGGACCATGGCGGCCCCCAAGGACAGCCTCAGACCAGGGGAGGAAGACGAAG GGATGCAGCTGTTACAGACAAAGGACTCCATGGCCAAGGGAGCAAGGCCCAGGGCCAGCCGCTGCAGGGCTCGCTGGGGTCTGGCCTACACGCTGCTGCACAACCCAACCCTGCAGGTCTTCCGCAAGACGGCCCTGTTGGGTGCCAATGGTGCCCAGTCCTGA
- the STRA6 gene encoding receptor for retinol uptake STRA6 isoform X1: protein MGGKGGGDTRGPVLLLCQLAQALSPRRAFPRELKKKGWRMSSQPAGNQTYPGATEDYSYGSWYIDEPQGGEELQPEGEVPSCHTSVPPGLYHACLASLSILVLLLLAVLVRRRQLWPDCVRGRPGLPSPVDFLAGDRPQAVPAAVFMVLFSSLCLLLPDEDPLPFLTLASAPSQGGKTEAPRGAWKMLGLFYYAALYYPLAACATAGHRAAHLLGSTLAWAHLGVQVWQRAECPQAPKIYKYYSLLASLPLLLGLGFLSLWYPVQLVRSFSRRTGAVSKGLQSSYSEKYLRNLLCRKKLGSSSHTSKHGFLSWAQVCLRHSIYTPQPGFRLPLKLVLSATLTGTAIYQVALLLLVGVVPTIQKVRAGITTDVSYLLAGFGIVLSEDKQEVVELVKHHLWALEVCYISALVLSCSLTFLVLMRSLVTHRTNLQALYRGAALDLSPLHRSPHPSRQAIFCWMSFSAYQTAFICLGLLVQQIIFFLGTTALAFLVLMPVLHGRNLLLFRSLESSWPFWVTLALAVTLQNMAAHWVFLETHDGHPQLTNRRVLYAATFLLFPLNVLVGAMVATWRVLLSALYNAIHLGQMDLSLLPPRAATLDPGYCTYRNFLKIEVSQSHPAMTAFCFLLLQARSLLPRTMAAPKDSLRPGEEDEGMQLLQTKDSMAKGARPRASRCRARWGLAYTLLHNPTLQVFRKTALLGANGAQS from the exons ATGGgcgggaagggaggaggggacacGAGAGGCCCTGTCCTCCTCCTGTGCCAGCTTGCTCAGGCCCTCAGTCCCAGACGGGCTTTTCCCAGAGAGCTAAAA AAGAAGGGCTGGAGAATGTCGTCCCAGCCAGCAGGGAACCAGACCTACCCCGGGGCCACAGAGGACTACTCCTATGGCAGCTGGTACATCGATGAGCCCCAGGGGGGCGAGGAGCTCCAGCCAGAGGG GGAAGTGCCCTCCTGCCACACCAGCGTACCACCCGGCCTGTACCACGCCTGCCTGGCCTCGCTGTCA ATCCTTGTGCTGCTGCTCCTGGCTGTGCTGGTGAGGCGCCGCCAGCTCTGGCCTGACTGTGTGCGCGGCAGGCCCGGCCTGCCCAG CCCTGTGGATTTCTTGGCTGGGGACAGGCCCCAGGCAGTGCCTGCTGCTGTCTTCATGGTCCTCTTCAGCTCCCTGTGTTTGCTGCTCCCCGATGAGGACCCATTGCCCTTCCTGACTCTTGCCTCAGCACCCAGCCAAG gtgggaaaactgaggctccaagag GGGCCTGGAAGATGCTGGGACTGTTCTATTACGCTGCCCTCTACTACCCTCTGGCCGCGTGTGCCACAGCTGGCCACAGAGCTGCACACTTGCTCGGCAGCACGCTGGCCTGGGCCCACCTTGGTGTCCAGGTCTGGCAGAGGGCAGAGTGTCCCCAGGCACCCAAG ATCTACAAGTACTATTCCCtgctggcctccctgcctctcttgCTGGGCCTCGGATTCCTGAGCCTTTGGTACCCCGTGCAGCTGGTGAGAAGCTTCAGTCGTAGGACAGGAGCAGTCTCCAAG GGGCTACAGAGCAGCTACTCTGAGAAATATCTGAGGAACCTCCTTTGCAGGAAGAAGCTGGGAAGCAG CTCCCACACCTCCAAGCATGGCTTCCTGTCCTGGGCCCAGGTCTGCTTGAGACACAGCATCTACACTCCACAGCCAG GATTCCGTCTTCCGCTGAAGCTGGTGCTTTCAGCCACACTGACAGGGACGGCCATTTACCAG GTggccctgctgctgctggtgggCGTGGTACCCACCATCCAGAAGGTGAGGGCGGGGATCACCACGGATGTCTCCTATCTGCTGGCCGGCTTTGGGATCGTGCTCTCAGAGGACAAGCAGGAGGTGGTGGAGCTGGTGAAGCACCATCTGTGGGCTCTGGAAG TGTGCTACATCTCGGCCTTGGTCTTGTCCTGCTCACTCACCTTCCTGGTCCTGATGCGCTCACTGGTGACACACAG GACCAACCTTCAAGCTCTGTACCGAGGAGCTGCCCTGGACTTGAGTCCCTTGCATCGGAGTCCCCACCCCTCCCGCCAAGCCATATTCTGTTGGATGAGCTTCAGTGCCTACCAGACAGCCTTTATCTGCCTTG GGCTCCTGGTGCAGCAAATCATCTTCTTCCTGGGAACCACGGCCCTGGCCTTCCTGGTGCTCATGCCTGTGCTCCATGGCAGGAACCTCCTGCTCTTCCGTTCCCTGGAGTCCTCGTG GCCCTTCTGGGTGACTTTGGCCCTGGCTGTGACCCTGCAGAACATGGCAGCCCATTGGGTCTTCCTGGAGACTCATGATGGACACCCACAGCTGACCAACCG GCGAGTGCTCTATGCAGccacctttcttctctttcccctcaaTGTGCTGGTGGGTGCCATGGTGGCCACCTGGCGAGTGCTCCTCTCTGCCCTCTACAATGCCATCCACCTTGGCCAGATGGACCTCAGCCTGCTGCCACCGAGAGCCGCCACTCTCGACCCCG GCTACTGCACGTACCGAAACTTCTTGAAGATTGAGGTCAGCCAGTCGCATCCAGCCATGACAGCCTTCTGCTTCCTGCTCCTGCAAGCTCGGAGCCTCCTACCCAGGACCATGGCGGCCCCCAAGGACAGCCTCAGACCAGGGGAGGAAGACGAAG GGATGCAGCTGTTACAGACAAAGGACTCCATGGCCAAGGGAGCAAGGCCCAGGGCCAGCCGCTGCAGGGCTCGCTGGGGTCTGGCCTACACGCTGCTGCACAACCCAACCCTGCAGGTCTTCCGCAAGACGGCCCTGTTGGGTGCCAATGGTGCCCAGTCCTGA